One stretch of Zingiber officinale cultivar Zhangliang chromosome 6B, Zo_v1.1, whole genome shotgun sequence DNA includes these proteins:
- the LOC121989650 gene encoding uncharacterized protein LOC121989650 isoform X2: MEKERMPGAVWFALKKSLHCKPDRSDVYDPKSRGNGHHQLGNILTRKPGRSGCSRSIANLKDVIHGSKRHLEKPPSCSPRSIGSSEFLNPITHEVILSNSRCELRITGGFGAFPDGDRRHSYVGTLRPGTPGPGYPSCRGGPNTTPLRKCFGDSSVSSSVLLGDGGGGAHHAAVLEQRFPHEAESTGQAKRASSGLTCHKCGEQFGKLEALESHHLSKHAVTELVEGDSSRKIVEIICRASWLKAESSSIRIDRVLKVHNTQKTLAGFEEYREAVKARASKLAKKHPRCLADGNELLRFHGTTIACGLGAGGSSTLCSSDKCDVCRIVRHGFPSTGKEDAAKGGGVGVFTTSTSGRAFGAIDDAGEGDSGGVKKALLVCRVIAGRVHRPLDNYQELTRQTGFDSVAGKVGLYANIEELYLLNPRALLPCFVVICRA, encoded by the exons atggagaaggaGAGGATGCCCGGCGCCGTGTGGTTTGCGCTTAAGAAGTCGCTCCACTGCAAGCCCGACCGCTCCGATGTGTACGACCCCAAGAGCAGGGGGAACGGCCATCATCAGCTGGGCAATATCCTCACCAGGAAGCCAGGCAGGTCCGGCTGCTCTAGATCCATAGCCAACCTCAAGGACGTCATCCATGGCAGCAAGAGGCACCTCGAGAAGCCCCCCAGCTGCAGCCCCCGGTCGATCGGCAGCAGCGAGTTCCTCAACCCCATCACCCACGAGGTCATCCTCAGCAACTCCAGGTGCGAGCTCAGGATCACCGGAGGCTTCGGCGCCTTCCCGGACGGCGATCGCCGCCATTCCTACGTGGGCACTCTCCGCCCGGGCACGCCCGGCCCTGGCTACCCTTCCTGCAGGGGCGGACCCAACACCACTCCTCTGAGGAAGTGCTTTGGGGATTCCTCTGTTTCCAGCTCTGTACTGCTCGGCGATGGGGGAGGAGGAGCTCACCATGCTGCTGTTCTAGAACAGAGATTCCCCCACGAAGCAGAGTCAACAGGGCAAGCGAAGAGGGCTTCCAGTGGGTTGACGTGCCACAAGTGCGGCGAGCAATTTGGCAAGCTGGAAGCTTTGGAGTCGCACCACCTCTCCAAGCACGCAG TGACTGAGCTGGTGGAAGGCGACTCGTCGCGGAAGATCGTGGAGATCATCTGCCGAGCGAGCTGGCTGAAGGCGGAGAGCAGCAGCATCCGCATCGACCGCGTCCTCAAGGTCCACAACACGCAGAAGACGCTCGCCGGCTTCGAGGAGTACCGCGAGGCGGTGAAGGCGAGGGCGAGCAAGCTGGCGAAGAAGCACCCGCGCTGCCTCGCCGACGGCAACGAGCTGCTGCGGTTCCACGGAACCACCATCGCCTGCGGCCTCGGTGCCGGCGGCTCCTCCACCCTCTGTTCCTCCGACAAGTGCGACGTCTGCCGGATCGTCCGCCACGGTTTCCCGTCGACCGGGAAGGAGGACGCGGCCAAGGGCGGCGGGGTGGGCGTGTTCACGACCTCCACCAGCGGCCGGGCCTTCGGGGCGATCGACGACGCCGGCGAGGGGGACTCGGGCGGCGTCAAGAAGGCGTTGCTGGTGTGCAGGGTGATCGCCGGGAGAGTCCACAGGCCGTTGGACAACTACCAGGAGCTGACGAGGCAGACCGGATTCGACTCTGTGGCCGGAAAAGTGGGGCTCTACGCCAACATCGAGGAGCTCTACCTGCTGAACCCGAGGGCTCTGCTTCCCTGCTTTGTGGTGATCTGCAGAGCATGA
- the LOC121989650 gene encoding uncharacterized protein LOC121989650 isoform X1, with amino-acid sequence MAGGGALKERRRAGGAEEKKMEKERMPGAVWFALKKSLHCKPDRSDVYDPKSRGNGHHQLGNILTRKPGRSGCSRSIANLKDVIHGSKRHLEKPPSCSPRSIGSSEFLNPITHEVILSNSRCELRITGGFGAFPDGDRRHSYVGTLRPGTPGPGYPSCRGGPNTTPLRKCFGDSSVSSSVLLGDGGGGAHHAAVLEQRFPHEAESTGQAKRASSGLTCHKCGEQFGKLEALESHHLSKHAVTELVEGDSSRKIVEIICRASWLKAESSSIRIDRVLKVHNTQKTLAGFEEYREAVKARASKLAKKHPRCLADGNELLRFHGTTIACGLGAGGSSTLCSSDKCDVCRIVRHGFPSTGKEDAAKGGGVGVFTTSTSGRAFGAIDDAGEGDSGGVKKALLVCRVIAGRVHRPLDNYQELTRQTGFDSVAGKVGLYANIEELYLLNPRALLPCFVVICRA; translated from the exons ATGGCAGGAGGAGGAGCGTTGAAGGAGCGGAGGCGAGCAGGCggagcagaggagaagaagatggagaaggaGAGGATGCCCGGCGCCGTGTGGTTTGCGCTTAAGAAGTCGCTCCACTGCAAGCCCGACCGCTCCGATGTGTACGACCCCAAGAGCAGGGGGAACGGCCATCATCAGCTGGGCAATATCCTCACCAGGAAGCCAGGCAGGTCCGGCTGCTCTAGATCCATAGCCAACCTCAAGGACGTCATCCATGGCAGCAAGAGGCACCTCGAGAAGCCCCCCAGCTGCAGCCCCCGGTCGATCGGCAGCAGCGAGTTCCTCAACCCCATCACCCACGAGGTCATCCTCAGCAACTCCAGGTGCGAGCTCAGGATCACCGGAGGCTTCGGCGCCTTCCCGGACGGCGATCGCCGCCATTCCTACGTGGGCACTCTCCGCCCGGGCACGCCCGGCCCTGGCTACCCTTCCTGCAGGGGCGGACCCAACACCACTCCTCTGAGGAAGTGCTTTGGGGATTCCTCTGTTTCCAGCTCTGTACTGCTCGGCGATGGGGGAGGAGGAGCTCACCATGCTGCTGTTCTAGAACAGAGATTCCCCCACGAAGCAGAGTCAACAGGGCAAGCGAAGAGGGCTTCCAGTGGGTTGACGTGCCACAAGTGCGGCGAGCAATTTGGCAAGCTGGAAGCTTTGGAGTCGCACCACCTCTCCAAGCACGCAG TGACTGAGCTGGTGGAAGGCGACTCGTCGCGGAAGATCGTGGAGATCATCTGCCGAGCGAGCTGGCTGAAGGCGGAGAGCAGCAGCATCCGCATCGACCGCGTCCTCAAGGTCCACAACACGCAGAAGACGCTCGCCGGCTTCGAGGAGTACCGCGAGGCGGTGAAGGCGAGGGCGAGCAAGCTGGCGAAGAAGCACCCGCGCTGCCTCGCCGACGGCAACGAGCTGCTGCGGTTCCACGGAACCACCATCGCCTGCGGCCTCGGTGCCGGCGGCTCCTCCACCCTCTGTTCCTCCGACAAGTGCGACGTCTGCCGGATCGTCCGCCACGGTTTCCCGTCGACCGGGAAGGAGGACGCGGCCAAGGGCGGCGGGGTGGGCGTGTTCACGACCTCCACCAGCGGCCGGGCCTTCGGGGCGATCGACGACGCCGGCGAGGGGGACTCGGGCGGCGTCAAGAAGGCGTTGCTGGTGTGCAGGGTGATCGCCGGGAGAGTCCACAGGCCGTTGGACAACTACCAGGAGCTGACGAGGCAGACCGGATTCGACTCTGTGGCCGGAAAAGTGGGGCTCTACGCCAACATCGAGGAGCTCTACCTGCTGAACCCGAGGGCTCTGCTTCCCTGCTTTGTGGTGATCTGCAGAGCATGA